One genomic segment of Bdellovibrionales bacterium includes these proteins:
- the groES gene encoding co-chaperone GroES → MANANFNVRPLHDRVLVRRLDEAEVTPGGIIIPDTAKEKPQRGEIVATGNGRVTEDGKVLPLEVKTGDKVLFSKYAGTELKLNGNELLMMREEDVLGIFN, encoded by the coding sequence ATGGCTAATGCAAATTTTAACGTGCGTCCTTTGCACGATCGAGTTCTGGTTCGTCGTTTAGATGAGGCAGAGGTCACACCCGGAGGAATCATCATTCCGGATACAGCTAAAGAGAAACCCCAGCGCGGAGAGATCGTTGCCACCGGCAATGGACGAGTCACCGAGGACGGCAAGGTATTGCCCTTGGAAGTGAAAACTGGCGATAAGGTCCTTTTTAGCAAATACGCAGGAACTGAGCTTAAGCTGAATGGCAATGAGTTGCTGATGATGCGCGAAGAAGATGTATTAGGAATTTTTAACTAA
- the groL gene encoding chaperonin GroEL (60 kDa chaperone family; promotes refolding of misfolded polypeptides especially under stressful conditions; forms two stacked rings of heptamers to form a barrel-shaped 14mer; ends can be capped by GroES; misfolded proteins enter the barrel where they are refolded when GroES binds) — translation MSKELRFSEDARNAILRGVNVLANAVKVTLGPKGRNVVIEKSFGAPLITKDGVTVAKEIDLENKFENMGAQMVKEVASKTNDDAGDGTTTATVLAQVIFREGAKIVSAGHNPMVVKKGIDKAVDYIKAELGKMAKPVKDKKEIAQVGTISANNDSEIGNMISEAMDKVGKEGVITVEESKTALTELSVVEGMQFDRGYLSPYFITNAERMETVLENAYVLIYDKKIGSMKDMLSVLEGTAKQGRPLVIIAEDVEGEALATLVVNKLRGTIQVAAVKAPGFGDRRKAMLEDIAVVTGGTLVSEDTGRKLEQATLADLGQAKRVVIDKDNTTIIDGAGGKKEIQGRVGQIRAQIEETTSDYDKEKLKERLAKLAGGVAVIHVGAPSEVEMKEKKARVEDALNATRAAVEEGIVAGGGTALLRASRGVEELELSEEERFGARIIRRACEEPLRQIAANAGIDGAIVLDRVLGNKTGAYGFNALTEQYEDLLKAGVIDPMKVVRCALENAASVSSLMLTTETMIAEAPKKDDGRGAAPDMGGGGMGGMGGMPMM, via the coding sequence ATGAGTAAAGAATTGCGTTTCAGTGAAGATGCTCGTAACGCCATTTTGCGTGGAGTAAATGTTCTCGCAAATGCGGTGAAAGTAACCCTCGGACCAAAAGGCCGCAATGTGGTTATTGAAAAATCTTTTGGCGCTCCGCTGATCACTAAGGACGGCGTGACGGTTGCGAAAGAAATCGATCTTGAGAACAAATTTGAAAATATGGGCGCGCAGATGGTTAAGGAAGTTGCCAGCAAAACAAATGATGATGCTGGAGACGGAACCACTACTGCGACCGTACTTGCACAGGTCATTTTTCGCGAAGGAGCGAAGATTGTGAGTGCAGGCCACAACCCCATGGTTGTCAAAAAGGGCATTGATAAAGCCGTCGATTACATCAAGGCTGAGCTTGGAAAAATGGCAAAACCTGTAAAAGACAAAAAGGAAATTGCCCAAGTGGGAACTATTTCCGCCAATAACGATTCAGAGATTGGTAACATGATCTCTGAGGCCATGGATAAAGTTGGCAAAGAAGGTGTTATCACCGTTGAAGAAAGCAAAACCGCCTTAACTGAACTCAGCGTTGTTGAGGGGATGCAGTTTGACCGTGGTTATCTCTCTCCTTACTTCATTACCAATGCAGAAAGAATGGAAACCGTACTTGAGAATGCCTATGTGCTGATTTATGACAAAAAAATCGGCTCAATGAAGGACATGCTCAGTGTTCTTGAAGGAACAGCAAAGCAAGGTCGTCCTCTCGTTATTATTGCTGAAGACGTTGAAGGCGAAGCCCTAGCAACTCTTGTGGTGAATAAACTCCGTGGTACAATTCAGGTTGCGGCCGTTAAGGCACCTGGTTTTGGAGATCGTCGTAAAGCGATGTTGGAAGACATTGCCGTCGTGACAGGTGGAACTCTTGTCAGCGAAGACACTGGCCGAAAATTGGAACAGGCAACTTTGGCTGATCTCGGACAGGCGAAACGTGTCGTTATCGACAAAGATAACACCACTATCATTGATGGTGCCGGGGGCAAAAAGGAAATTCAGGGTCGCGTGGGCCAAATTCGCGCCCAGATTGAAGAAACAACCAGCGACTATGACAAGGAAAAACTCAAGGAACGCTTGGCTAAATTAGCTGGTGGTGTTGCCGTTATTCACGTTGGAGCTCCCTCAGAAGTTGAAATGAAGGAGAAGAAAGCTCGAGTCGAAGACGCTCTTAATGCGACTCGTGCGGCCGTTGAAGAAGGTATTGTCGCCGGCGGCGGAACTGCTCTTCTACGTGCCTCTCGTGGTGTTGAGGAGCTGGAGTTAAGCGAAGAGGAGCGTTTTGGTGCTCGTATCATTCGCCGTGCTTGTGAAGAACCATTGCGCCAGATCGCTGCAAATGCGGGTATTGACGGCGCCATCGTTCTCGATCGAGTTCTTGGCAATAAGACGGGAGCCTACGGTTTCAACGCCCTCACCGAGCAGTACGAAGATCTCCTGAAGGCGGGCGTGATAGATCCAATGAAAGTGGTTCGCTGTGCTCTTGAAAACGCGGCTTCGGTTTCTTCGCTTATGCTGACAACCGAAACCATGATTGCTGAGGCCCCTAAAAAGGATGATGGCAGAGGAGCCGCTCCAGACATGGGCGGAGGCGGAATGGGCGGAATGGGCGGAATGCCAATGATGTAG
- a CDS encoding autotransporter outer membrane beta-barrel domain-containing protein produces the protein MKALVFLRGPFFILSAGFVIGLHGLGMAQDQGRSLSSAIDDLVSIQRISVLPVSDNLEGIYSRPIESDLIEKVKAGHRWNYVEANVAGPLMTAPELEQDESKVRELGIGIGADGIIAAKITKGPNGVSIRLDLFLVRDGKLFIQVEANDLKQFDIASLQEQTSVLWSRLISQLPYQGMILSRQGQRVTVNLGKRDGITEESVINAIQILQMKRHPKFNFMIGTEKEIIGKIKLLKIDDTLSFGQVVLEKDKNALGKGTKLAGLDSVSYPITGLSSPDSGEAAKGARLEGQTSFGENPNSWVPKRPPTFGQVGARFGFGQFYENMSLNTVGPISATNSLYPLVALEGELWITPEWTVRARLNQGIIPIDNPRSNSTPTSLSQSLTETDLSLAYVFISGYSVWDTRVEGSFGYSNYRLYVDDSDLRGFTTSDFGGFKFGAKGSFPVTDDLDWSVGGYINYFLNPSLKESPVSSGDDNDASINQFGIIGSRRLGEHLKIEASLDFAAYSAKFFGAGGRGDEAAKSMSHRHTGLSAAVHFLF, from the coding sequence ATGAAGGCACTGGTTTTTCTAAGGGGTCCGTTTTTTATCTTATCTGCTGGATTCGTAATTGGTCTGCACGGCCTTGGTATGGCGCAGGACCAAGGACGCAGTTTGAGCAGTGCCATCGACGACTTGGTGAGTATTCAAAGAATTTCAGTTTTGCCGGTGTCTGACAACCTTGAGGGAATCTATTCCCGTCCAATTGAGAGCGATCTTATTGAAAAAGTAAAAGCAGGTCATCGGTGGAATTATGTGGAAGCCAATGTGGCTGGCCCCCTCATGACGGCTCCTGAATTGGAACAAGATGAAAGTAAGGTTCGTGAGTTGGGAATCGGAATAGGTGCTGATGGAATAATTGCGGCAAAAATAACCAAAGGTCCTAACGGTGTTTCTATTCGATTGGACTTGTTTTTGGTGAGGGATGGGAAGCTGTTTATCCAGGTTGAAGCCAATGATTTGAAGCAGTTTGATATTGCCTCACTTCAAGAGCAGACATCGGTTCTGTGGTCGCGATTAATTAGCCAACTGCCCTATCAGGGTATGATTCTCAGTCGTCAGGGCCAAAGGGTGACTGTCAACCTCGGGAAAAGAGATGGAATTACGGAGGAGTCCGTAATTAACGCCATCCAAATTTTGCAGATGAAAAGGCATCCGAAGTTTAATTTCATGATTGGCACGGAAAAGGAAATCATTGGTAAAATCAAATTACTTAAAATCGATGATACCCTCAGTTTTGGTCAAGTTGTTCTTGAGAAAGACAAAAATGCTCTCGGAAAGGGTACAAAGTTAGCAGGACTTGATTCTGTGTCCTATCCTATCACGGGTTTGAGTTCTCCTGATTCTGGAGAGGCTGCGAAGGGGGCCCGCCTTGAAGGTCAGACATCCTTTGGTGAGAACCCCAATTCTTGGGTGCCAAAACGTCCACCTACGTTCGGACAAGTGGGAGCACGCTTTGGATTTGGACAATTTTACGAAAACATGTCCTTGAATACAGTTGGCCCGATAAGTGCCACCAATTCGTTATATCCACTGGTTGCTCTCGAAGGAGAACTTTGGATTACTCCTGAATGGACGGTGAGGGCGCGTCTCAATCAAGGAATCATTCCAATAGATAATCCTCGATCGAATTCCACTCCTACCAGTTTGTCTCAGTCGCTGACAGAAACAGACCTTTCCTTGGCCTATGTTTTTATTTCTGGCTACAGTGTTTGGGATACTAGAGTTGAGGGTAGTTTTGGGTATTCAAATTATCGTCTCTATGTCGATGACTCTGATTTGAGGGGATTTACGACATCGGATTTCGGAGGGTTCAAATTTGGTGCAAAGGGATCTTTTCCTGTCACTGATGACTTAGATTGGAGTGTTGGCGGCTATATCAATTATTTTTTAAATCCCTCATTAAAAGAAAGCCCAGTATCGTCTGGAGATGATAATGATGCCTCTATCAACCAGTTTGGTATTATAGGAAGCCGGCGTCTTGGTGAACACCTAAAAATTGAAGCCTCTCTCGACTTTGCTGCATATTCGGCAAAGTTCTTTGGAGCGGGGGGGCGTGGAGATGAGGCAGCGAAGAGCATGAGTCATCGTCACACGGGCCTGTCAGCAGCTGTGCATTTCCTCTTTTAA